The Mycosarcoma maydis chromosome 6, whole genome shotgun sequence genomic sequence tacaatcgtgaatcgtgaatcgtgaatcgtaaatcgtaaatgcGTGTCAAGAAAAATGCCAACTGCAAGCTGCAAAAGAGGTTtgagcattcgtgatttggaATTCTTATCATAGATTTGTTAGTAACAAGTTAATCTTCGATCCCACACGCAGCCAAAGCCCAACTCGCGCGGAAGAACCATGCGCAAGTCTCATCGTAATTCTCAGTGTGGTTGCTCGACCTAACATGGAGATCAAAATGTCAAAACAGGTTTCGGAACCGAACATGACCGACTCGAAAAAACCTCGAAACGGTCATTTACGGAAATCCGCTTCTTCGTGGCTGCCTGGCAGAGGCGTTGCAAATCAGAGAGCACAATAGAGAACAGGTGCGGTGGTGACCAACCGTGCGAGTGTGATTTGTGTTCCGCTAGGCAaactctctctctctctctctcgctttcCATTTGACAGACCATCTCCGGCACGTTGTCAACTACGAAATCTACTGATCTAACCATCACCAACTCGGTTATCACGCCTCTTTCAATACTGTCAACAAGATGGTCGGaccagcagctcaagcagccaagaacaaggctCGTCAGGTCTTCATGAAGAACTGGTTCGTATCCGATGCGCGTGCGTCAATCGCAAATCTGTGACATGCTGCTTGGACGAAGCTTCCATTCCGAGCAGATCCCTACCCAAGCCAGCGAGAAGAGAGGGAGCACGATCGTTGGTGATCCGCGATCCAGTGAGGAATGGCTCTGGTTATTTAGGATCAGCACAGATCGGCGAGACGACACCGATTTGGCACGGTAAAAGCCACACTCGACGTGCGCTACTGACACGTGATCTGTTCTGCTCCTCGTTTGCCCACCTAACAACAGGTACGCTCCCGAAGTTCTTCCTATCTACGTTATTACTGGTCTCGCTGCCGGTGGTGCCACTTGGTGAGTCAATCGACGTCGTGAaaaggcaagcagcaagagcacTATGGCCAAAACACAGTCACggtcgattcgattcgGCGCGCTTTTCGACTGGCGAGCGAGTTAGAGCCGCACGTTCTGGCATTCGTTCGGACATGCTCCGATCAGAACCTGGTCGATGCACACCGAGCGCCACGCGCCATGCATCTATGCGGCTTGCAAGTCGCTCTTCGGATCACCCGCCTGGACCACTCTGTCTGTTAGTGAGGATGGAAGCACTTGTCGCCCGCTAGATTGCAAGATCGATCACATGTTTTGTTCTTTGCAACCcgctttgctcgctctGGCCTCGAAGCTAAACTGCCTTTGTCTTGAGTCGAAATTGACACATGCTGACCGTTGCTTGAGTCTCACtcacctcctcctcctaCAGGTATCTGAGCCGCCTTGCACGAGGACCCGACGTCATCTGGGACCGCAAGAACAACCCCACCCCATGGAACAACGTCGAGCCAGGCACCCAAACCAAGTTGATGACGGTCAACCAGCAGTTTGACAAGCAGTACAAGCGCGACCGTCTTTGAAGCTCCGCATGGCACGCCGACGCTGCAGAGTTCTGTGTTTGTATATTGCTCTGGATATCTCTTTATCTTGTAGCTTGAATTGCGAGTCTGTCTGCAAAAGCTCTTGCGCCGAATCACGGATTGCGGGCGAAGCATGTGTTGCTAGGACGTGTCTGGGCCCCAAGATCTTGGAGCGATGCTGAAAAGGTGTGCGAGCATGGTTGTCTGTCTAGCTTTGACGGATCAGTGGTGAGTGGATCGTCACCACTAAGCATGCCGTCGTCGATCGGAAAGGGAGAGACGGAgaggcaatcacgaaccgCGAAAAGTGCAGCGTTGGTTGTCGATGAATCACTTTTCTATTGAatggcaagcgcagcatTTTATACACGGAAACAAAGATACTCTAGCAAAATGGTGAATTAATTTGGGCTCTAGAACCAGTCGCCGTGCTGCTTCATGGCGTCGGCAACCTTCTTGAAGCCAGCAATGTTGGCACCACCGACCAAGCTGGGCAGCTTGTCGGCGACCTTGTCGTTCTTGGCAGGGAAAGCCTGGCCGGTCTTGAAGCAGTTCTCGTAGGCGTTTTTCATAATGTCCTTGAGTTTCTGGTCAACCTCTTCGGGGGACCACGTGAGGCGCGCCGAGTTTTGCGCCATTTCCAGGCCAGAGACGGCGACACCGCCCGAGTTGGCAGCTTTTCCGGGACCGTACCAGCACGCTTTCGAGGGGTCGGTGATACGCGATTGTTCGTACACGTCGATGGCGGCTTGGTCGAGACCCATGTTGGAACCCTCGGCGACGTAACGACAGCCGGCCGAGAGCGAAAActtggcctcgtcggcATTCAGCTCGTTTTGCGTGGCGCACGGCAGCGCAACGTCGTACGACGAGAACAGCTTCCAAGGGCGAGCACCGGCGTGCCACTCGAGCGCACCGGAAGCGGTACCGAacgactcgagctcaccACGATTGTACTTGATCTCGGCGATCTTGGAGATCATCTCGGCGGTGAAGCCCTTAGTGTCCTTGGCGATCAGAGAACCCTTTGAGTCGGAAAGCGAGAGCACGGTGCCTCCGAGTTCGAGTACCTTGAGCGCAGCGTACTGTGCCACATTACCGGATCCTGAGATGACGACTTTTTTGCCGTTGAAGCCGTTGGTGCCCTGCTCGACGTGGTTGATCATGTGCTCGACGTAGTAGATCAGACCGTAGCCAGTGGCTTCAGGACGGATGTTGGATCCACCCCAGTCCAACGCCTTACCGGTGATCACACCGGTCCATTCGTTTCGAAGCTGCTTGTACGTTCCAAACACGAAACCGGCCTCACGCGTCGAGAAGCCAATGTCACCGGCGGGTACGTCGGTGTTGGGACCAATGTgtcgctgcagctcggTAGCAAAGGCCTTGCAGAATCGACGCACTTCACCATCGCTCTTGCCCTTGGGGTTGAAGTCGCTTCCACCCTTACCACCACCAATGTTGAGACCGGTTAGGGCGTTCTTGAAGATCTGCTCGAAACCCAAAAACTTGAGCACGGACAGGTTGACGGTCTCGTGCAGACGAAGACCTCCCTTGTAAGGACCGAGCGCCGAGTTGAACTGAACACGGTAACCGCGGTTTACCTGTGAGACGTGGTTGTCGTCCTCCCAGACCACACGGAACTGGATGATGCGCTCGGGGATCTGAACAATCTCAAACGCCTTGTTGTATTCCGGGTACTGCTCCAGGAAAGGAGCGAGTGTGGTGGCCAGCTCGTTGCGAGCCTGCTCGAACTCGGGCTCAGAGGGAAGGTTGGACATGGCTGCGTACAGGTGACAAAGAGGTGAGCGTGATGTCGAAGAGATGGAATGTGCGGAAAGAGAAGAGGTAAGCATCGGCGACTGTGGCCAATGCCCAAGTCTTTATACCACTCTGGTCCTCTGAGGCAGCTCAACGCACAGACGAGCAAGGTTTTCTTTGCGCATCACAAgatcgattcgtgattcgtgattcgcgatttgcACTGATCTTGACAAACTTTCTGGCCCACTCTCGGAGCAGGTGGAGGAGCGACAAGCAGCGGGCGGGAACAAGGAACAAGAGGGAAGAGGACAGCGCGAAGCGGTGGGCAACGCACGAGTGTGCACGTTTGGAGAACCCGAGTCACGTCACTGAGCGCTGAAGCGAACTAAGGGCTACGTTTTGGCAGGAGATGGACGGGATTCAGCGTTGACTGAATTCGACACGATCCAAGCCGATTAGCACAGAGAAGCATGCAGACGGTGAGCTAAGAAAGAAGCGTGAGGcgagaaggacgacgacaagcaAGCGAAGCGAAGTGAAGAGAAGAAAAGCGAAGCGGAAGCACACGGGATTGACTCGCTCTTCCCCCGCGATGAACTCAAAATGAGCCATCAAACATCACCACATGGAGCGAGAAGGACGACAAGGTGTCAGCGATGCCAAAGATGCGATTGATGCATGGGGATGCATGGAATAGATGCATACAGGTGGGTTGATAGCAAGATATGATTCGTCGATAGCATCCAGAGATAAGAAGCACCAACCAATCAAGCACCAGTCAAGCACCAGTCAAGCACCAGTCAAGCACCAGTCAAGCACCAGTCAAGCACCAGTCAAGCACCAACCTCGGGGTTTTCGTGTTTGACTTGTTTTGGCAGTCATCCCAGAAACACAACCGAGCGGCCGAGTGGCCGAAATGACTGAGACTGAGACCAAGACCGAGACCCAGACCCAGATCCCGATCCCGATCCAGTTTCAGACAAGACgcacaactcacgactctgactGAGCGAGTCAAGAGTTTTGAGTTTTGACGCTTGTAACACGCAAGTGtcacaaccacgaattTGGATTTGGCGAGTGCCTCTCTGGTTTGTAAACTCGAACTCTAAcaactcgtcactcgtcactgtgAACCGCAAACTGTGATTTGTGATGTttgatttgtgattttgGGTTGGGGGGATTTACGATTTGGACGttctattcgtgattaataCTTGGGTGGATGTTGGCACTTGGCTGGATCTTGGTGTGGATATATGCTGAGCAAGGAGGAAACAGTCAGAGATCACTCGCAACAAGTGCACGGAAGCTGTCCGACAGATTTCACGAATGTATCATTTGCATTCGGTGATTTACAGTGATGGGTGATGCAGACCAGTTCAGCTTATACATGCGTGATAGTGCAGATGACTGAAGCGGCTCGCGGCTGGCTATTCGTTGATTGATCTGGTTATCAGTCGCGTTGGATCGGCTTTTCCAGCAACCCAAACAAATGACCGACTTTcacgccgagcttgagaaGAAACTTGAATTTTTTCGTCAAGTTATACAAATGCGTGAATGCGTGCGTGAATCTCAGAAATCGCAATACGAGAATCACATTCCCTCCTTTCGACCATGAATATTCCATCTTGAATCCTCTTTTGCGTCTCtttcacattcacgattggcgcGTTGGCGCGCATTTAGCACAGCTCGATGAGCCACTCACGATTAGCACCGTTTTGTGCCGTTACTTTCATTTCAACGCGTTGGAATGACCGCAAGCAAGTGAGCTGATCGGCTCCCATCTTGTGCCttgccactcgtgactggtaCGCCAGCAGGTGTCGTGCATTATCAGATCCGAGTCGACCCATCTTTAGCAAACCTTGGGTCCCGCTTCCTTCCGCTGGTTGGCCGCGCGCTCTCCTGTGTTTCAAACATTCGCATCCACTTGGCGTCTCCTCTGCCGCCTGGGatgtcgccatcgccaacgaATCACATTTCATCCTCCTTGTGCTGGGTaaagcaatcgtgaatggcgcGAGCCTGTCATTGACCGAATCGGCCGATCAGTCGACCAATCTTGTCTTGGTTTCGTTCCAGCTATGTTCATCGGGCTCGGCTCtcaagcgtctcgatccagcaCGATTCTGAGTCAGTCACTATGTAGCAGCCTGTCGGAACAAGCTCGCGCGACACGCCGCAGGTGGCCACTGCTGGCTTTCTTGCGCAAAGctcgtgaatcacgcatcgtgaatgcgcCTTCTTGCAGGCaaccatcacgcatgttTCCTTGTCGGAGTGATTTTTTTTCTAACAACCAACGCCCCAGAAACCCTCTCGAAATTTGTGGCctcaaatcgtgaatcgaatcacgattcacgattcacgattcacgattcacgattcacgattcacgaattcacgcTGTTGTGCAAAGTCGCGAGTTACGCTGACGAAGCGTGTGTGTCTTGAGAATCTCACAACACCGAATCTTGAATTAACCAAcccacgactcacgactcgtgactcatgCCTCGAATTCACGCTTAGTCATCTGTCGTGAGTGGTTGTTCACGTTTGCATCAGCCACGAGCGGCTGTGacaaaaaaaagaaaagaaatcgtgaaataGCTGCGCATTGAttcgtcaatcgtgaatgctcCGGCCTAACCACTTTGGTGGAGGCTCACCtgtcacactcacgactcgtgtcaccgattcacgattcacgattcacgattaattATTTGTAAGATTCGCAActcaaatcgtgaattcaccGGACTTGATGCCGGACTGAGcatcaatcatgaatcacgaatgccatccaagtcacgagtcacagtcCTGAGTGTCAAGAGCCTGTCCACAGACTCGCACCTCTCCGTCTCGACACCATCATTCATCCAGTCCATAGTCTATCCGCATCGCGAGTGTAGAGCCCAAAATGGCCTTCTCCGGTGCTTTGACTTTGACTGACCTAAACGACTACCTCGGACCATCCCAAGCGTGCATCAAACCAGTCCAAGCGGCAGATGTACCCTCGCAAGACCATTCCGACGTCTCCGCTTTGGCTGCATCAGCGTCCACACACATTGCGATCGATCACGATGGAGCCTACTACGAGTCATCCACACCACCCTCCTCGTCTTTGAGCGCTGCCGACAGCAGACCGCGTCAAAGGACCAAGCTCGAAACCGCACAGATCTCGCTCAACGACTGCCTCGCCTGCAGCGGCTGTGTCACCAGTGCAGAGAGCGTACTGATCACCATGCAGAGTCAGGACGAGATGCGCAGAGCTATCGCCGAACTCAACCAGTCCAACGCCAACAAACTTGTCGTTGCTTCCATCAGCACCCAATCGCTCGCCTCCCTCTCTGCAAAGTACACTTTTCAACACCCACAGCCATCCTCATCTCGCtctgcatccacatccactcTGCCACTGCGTGTCTTGCTTCATCGTATCTCTTACTTTCTCAAAACCGTCTTCGGCTTTGACCACGTCTATGATACCACTTTTGCCCGCCATATCGCCCTCAAGGAACACCAGCGCGAGTTTTTCCAGCGCCGAGAAAACGCACGAAAGCGCGCCAAGCTTTCAAATGCTCCcgccgatgacgacgaccgCCTCCACCCCGATCAGGTAGATGGCCCCACATTGCCCATGCTCGCCAGCGCCTGTCCAGGCTGGATCTGCTATGCCGAAAAGACGCACGGCGAGTTGTTGCCCTACATATCCACCACAAAGTCGCCACAGCAGGTGGCCGGTGTCATCGCCAAGCGCTTTCTTCCAGAGCGTCTCGGTCTACTCGCCCCATCTGCGCCCGACCAACCCTCCATCTACCACGTCACCGTCATGCCTTGCTacgacaagaagctcgaggccTCCCGGCCCGACTTTTACGACGACATCACCGGCACAAAGGAGGTCGACTGCGTCTTGACTACCggtgagctcgacaagctcatGCTCGATGAAGCTTTCGACATCTGCACTCCCGTTCcaggcgagcaagaggcCATCCAAGAATCcatcgccgagctgagTCTGCAGCAAGCGTTCAATACGCCCAACCCTGATGTCGGTTCGGCGTCCGTGTCGATGATGCCGCGCTTGCCGCGCCTaccgcagctgctcgatcagcCCGGCAGCAGTAGTGGTGGCTACCTCTTCTTGCTCATGCGCGCCGTGTGGCTCGACTGGATCTCGGTGCACTGGGACTCCTTGCCGCTGTCCGTACGCGAACAAGGCATCTTgcccaagc encodes the following:
- a CDS encoding uncharacterized protein (related to NADH-ubiquinone oxidoreductase MLRQ subunit); protein product: MVGPAAQAAKNKARQVFMKNWYAPEVLPIYVITGLAAGGATWYLSRLARGPDVIWDRKNNPTPWNNVEPGTQTKLMTVNQQFDKQYKRDRL
- a CDS encoding putative glutamate dehydrogenase (NADP(+)), encoding MSNLPSEPEFEQARNELATTLAPFLEQYPEYNKAFEIVQIPERIIQFRVVWEDDNHVSQVNRGYRVQFNSALGPYKGGLRLHETVNLSVLKFLGFEQIFKNALTGLNIGGGKGGSDFNPKGKSDGEVRRFCKAFATELQRHIGPNTDVPAGDIGFSTREAGFVFGTYKQLRNEWTGVITGKALDWGGSNIRPEATGYGLIYYVEHMINHVEQGTNGFNGKKVVISGSGNVAQYAALKVLELGGTVLSLSDSKGSLIAKDTKGFTAEMISKIAEIKYNRGELESFGTASGALEWHAGARPWKLFSSYDVALPCATQNELNADEAKFSLSAGCRYVAEGSNMGLDQAAIDVYEQSRITDPSKACWYGPGKAANSGGVAVSGLEMAQNSARLTWSPEEVDQKLKDIMKNAYENCFKTGQAFPAKNDKVADKLPSLVGGANIAGFKKVADAMKQHGDWF
- a CDS encoding iron-sulfur cluster assembly protein NAR1 (related to NAR1 - similarity to human nuclear prelamin A recognition factor) produces the protein MAFSGALTLTDLNDYLGPSQACIKPVQAADVPSQDHSDVSALAASASTHIAIDHDGAYYESSTPPSSSLSAADSRPRQRTKLETAQISLNDCLACSGCVTSAESVLITMQSQDEMRRAIAELNQSNANKLVVASISTQSLASLSAKYTFQHPQPSSSRSASTSTLPLRVLLHRISYFLKTVFGFDHVYDTTFARHIALKEHQREFFQRRENARKRAKLSNAPADDDDRLHPDQVDGPTLPMLASACPGWICYAEKTHGELLPYISTTKSPQQVAGVIAKRFLPERLGLLAPSAPDQPSIYHVTVMPCYDKKLEASRPDFYDDITGTKEVDCVLTTGELDKLMLDEAFDICTPVPGEQEAIQESIAELSLQQAFNTPNPDVGSASVSMMPRLPRLPQLLDQPGSSSGGYLFLLMRAVWLDWISVHWDSLPLSVREQGILPKLDVRVIRTTDFTEFVLRAPTQLVEPCNDDTSQSSILFRGAQCYGFRNLQNLVRKLQKQTGVRNTRGAAARLVDADGNAIGAAAARNRASSAKARARGRGGMMRRARAGAAAVVKSSPLNPDAEAVDVTQLQLSTAHEEDERGYDYVEVMACPSGCVNGGGQIRPPTQSDVDVTRSSTTVDNHATDPEGYTKGGWAADQAGDHDGLELMLNKTCSNKTSAVPDEADEEKEVRGWQGTSKEWVRRVEEAYWQDSSVAQTRVTVAAVNRAVDQGGANDSGSSTPTLVGSGANTPLSSSNAKSIRVEDHQRLLESLAVSNAERAQRTRVVKLGGDAMAYADVLAELVVNELCLLAAPAGDALALDSARDKLFRTQYRAVQDEAVNGLAVQW